Proteins encoded within one genomic window of Besnoitia besnoiti strain Bb-Ger1 chromosome II, whole genome shotgun sequence:
- a CDS encoding hypothetical protein (encoded by transcript BESB_037750) gives MPVDARTEEWLPIQLHIASPQKSAAGSTKKKKTNPKALSSASHSSPSKAEVLPVPGTRITVRTSEAAKRITQAREAHAVAVEFVCFSESEARLKASSLRLSLLFRGSEESSYQLKAAEEVKLKRQTAMETRERRSAQGYTASFSLKANAATGYRHAPPSFQADKALA, from the exons ATGCCTGTGGACGCCCGCACCGAGGAGTGGCTGCCAAT CCAGCTCCACATCGCTTCCCCACAAAAGTCCGCTGCCGGGTCAaccaagaagaaaaagacaaaCCCAAAGGCactgtcttccgcgtcccattcttcgccttcgaaaGCCGAGGTCCTCCCAGTACCGGGGACGCGCATTACTGTTCGGACCTCCGAGGCAGCCAAGCGGATAACGCAAGCTCGtgaggcgcatgcagtcgcAGTCGAATTCGTGTGCTTCTCCGAGAGCGAAGCGCGTTTGAAGGCCAGCAGCCTGCGGTTGTCGCTTCTCTTCCGCGGTTCTGAAGAATCGAGCTACCAGTTGAAAGCAGCTGAGGAAGTAAAATTGAAAAGGCAGACAGCGATGGAGAcaagggagagaaggagcgcgcaAGGGTACACGGCTTCCTTCTCACTCAAAGCGAATGCCGCTACAGGATACAGACACGCTCCACCTTCTTTTCAGGCAGACAAAGCTCTCGCATGA